In the genome of Nocardia sp. NBC_00416, one region contains:
- the ruvX gene encoding Holliday junction resolvase RuvX, producing the protein MAAGSEARPPVDRPDPATDPGRGRRLGIDVGSVRVGVAASDPDGILATPVETVPRDNRARRSGRAARGSADPAHGSTAGADRSAATDITRIVALAHEYEAVEVVVGLPRTLRGENGTAARLATEFAERLRDSLPEVPIRLSDERLTTVSAARALRDSGVRARGQRQVIDQAAAVSILQSWLDERSSVMRSAEDAARAALSGDDE; encoded by the coding sequence ATGGCGGCAGGCTCGGAGGCGCGGCCTCCGGTCGACCGGCCCGACCCGGCTACCGATCCGGGCCGGGGCCGTCGGCTCGGCATCGACGTGGGCAGTGTGCGGGTCGGTGTGGCCGCCAGCGACCCCGACGGGATCCTCGCGACCCCGGTGGAGACCGTGCCGCGGGACAACCGCGCGCGCCGGTCCGGTCGGGCCGCGCGCGGGTCCGCGGACCCGGCGCACGGCTCCACCGCCGGCGCGGACAGGTCCGCCGCGACCGATATCACGCGGATAGTCGCACTCGCGCACGAGTACGAGGCAGTGGAGGTCGTCGTCGGTCTTCCGCGCACGCTGCGCGGGGAGAACGGGACCGCGGCGCGGCTGGCGACCGAGTTCGCCGAAAGGTTGCGCGACTCGCTGCCCGAAGTGCCGATCCGGCTTTCCGACGAACGTTTGACTACGGTGTCTGCTGCACGCGCTCTGCGGGACAGCGGTGTTCGAGCGCGCGGTCAGCGGCAGGTGATCGACCAAGCGGCTGCTGTGTCGATCCTGCAGAGCTGGTTGGACGAACGGAGTTCAGTGATGAGGTCGGCCGAGGACGCGGCACGGGCCGCGTTGTCCGGAGACGATGAATGA